The following coding sequences lie in one Bos indicus isolate NIAB-ARS_2022 breed Sahiwal x Tharparkar chromosome 12, NIAB-ARS_B.indTharparkar_mat_pri_1.0, whole genome shotgun sequence genomic window:
- the MRPL57 gene encoding large ribosomal subunit protein mL63, producing MFLTALLCRGRIPGRQWIGKHRRPRTVSALAKQNMIRRLEIEAENHYWLSRPFLTAEQERGHAAARRAAAFEALKAAQAAKFPAHRRLEDQLDHLNVTRKWS from the coding sequence ATGTTCCTGACCGCGCTCCTGTGCCGCGGCCGCATTCCCGGCCGGCAGTGGATCGGGAAGCACCGGCGGCCGCGGACCGTGTCGGCACTGGCGAAGCAGAACATGATCCGTCGCCTGGAGATAGAAGCGGAGAACCACTACTGGCTGAGCCGGCCCTTCCTCACGGCCGAGCAGGAGCGCGGCCACGCGGCGGCCCGCAGGGCGGCCGCCTTCGAGGCGCTCAAGGCGGCGCAGGCCGCCAAGTTCCCCGCGCACCGTCGGCTGGAGGACCAACTCGACCACCTCAACGTCACCAGGAAGTGGTCCTGA
- the SKA3 gene encoding spindle and kinetochore-associated protein 3 isoform X1, protein MTARWMREKGEGSSAASRRPPHAAPPHSLAVRSGRAPHHGERRRKWDAGRSQSDPLLSPRVRLHLSRERPFAATGTNGASGAGIQTAASSEAGSRPLLWIRSEGFAGSCGLWPSPWTARRPGCSERWTERTADDVNILLDKANLESQENIGFIKATKILMRKNSMDIMKIKEFFQKYGYTPRAKKNSVDEQEVTDSKPESSECERPEKPDLKDDLLDSAAASTSVSEKSPRSPQLSDFGLERYIVSQVLPNPPQAVNNQKEEPKILTPFSKHSLLKTPKCALKMDDFECVTPKLEHFGISEYTMCLNDDYTIGLKNVKTNSETIETEPVPNDNVFATPGLITQPLGKNNAEHTHSPLAPTFCTPGLKVPSTKTSTAMVSTNSSSNDLETKESTSLVSNSDECFENFADPSSPTISSYENLLKTPTPPEVTTIPEDIRQILSKYNSNLASPVAVRAVSPINVFLPRHGGQNMRDASNKENW, encoded by the exons atgaCTGCGCGATGGATGCGGGAAAAGGGAGAGGGGAGCTCCGCCGCCTCCCGCAGGCCACCTCACGCCGCGCCGCCCCACTCACTCGCCGTGCGTTCGGGGCGCGCTCCGCACCACGGGGAACGACGCCGGAAGTGGGATGCCGGAAGATCCCAGTCCGACCCGCTGCTGTCTCCTCGCGTGAGGCTTCACCTATCGCGAGAAAGGCCGTTCGCGGCTACGGGAACCAATGGCGCTTCCGGCGCCGGAATTCAAACGGCCGCGAGCTCTGAGGCGGGGAGCCGGCCTCTCCTATGGATCCGATCCGAGGGTTTTGCGGGAAGCTGCGGTCTCTGGCCGTCACCTTGGACAGCGAGACGGCCCGGCTGCAGCGAGCGCTGGACGGAGAGGACAGCG GATGATGTCAATATTCTTCTTGATAAAGCAAACTTggaaagtcaagaaaacattggtttcataaaagcaacaaaaatattgATGAGAAAGAATTCAATGGatatcatgaaaataaaagagttcTTCCAGAAGTATGGATATACTCCACGTGCCAAGAAAAATTCAG TGGATGAGCAAGAAGTCACTGACTCTAAACCAGAGTCCAGTGAATGTGAACGTCCTGAGAAGCCTGACTTGAAAGATGATTTGTTGGATTCTGCTGCTGCAAGCACTTCTGTTTCTGAGAAGTCACCGCGTAGTCCACAGCTTTCTGATTTTGGACTTGAGCGGTACATCGTATCCCAAGTTCTACCAAACCCTCCCCAAGCAGTAAACAACCAGAAGGAAGAGCCAAAAATTTTAACTCCATTTTCCAAACACTCACTACTAAAAACTCCAAAATGTGCACTAAAGATGGATGATTTTGAGTGTGTAACTCCTAAATTAGAACACTTTGGTATCTCTGAATATACTATGTGTTTAAATGACGATTACACAATTGgacttaaaaatgtgaaaactaaCAG TGAGACCATAGAAACAGAACCAGTGCCCAATGATAATGTCTTTGCCACTCCTGGCCTCATAACCCAGCCATTGGGAAAAAACA ATGCTGAGCATACACATTCTCCCTTGGCACCTACATTCTGCACTCCTGGTTTGAAAGTCCCTTCTACAAAGACCAGCACAGCTATG GTATCCACAAACAGTTCATCAAATGacttagaaacaaaagaaagtaCATCATTAGTTTCAAATTCAGACGAGTGCTTTGAGAATTTTGCAGATCCTTCTTCTCCTACAATTTCTTCTTACGAGAATCTGCTCAAAACACCTACACCTCCAGAAGTTACTACAATTCCAGAAGATATTCGCCAG ATTTTATCAAAATACAACTCAAACCTAGCATCTCCAGTAGCAGTTAGAGCGGTGTCACCCATCAACGTGTTCCTTCCTCGGCATGGAGGACAGAATATGCGAGATGCCAGCAACAAAGAAAACTGGTGA
- the SKA3 gene encoding spindle and kinetochore-associated protein 3 isoform X2, which produces MDPIRGFCGKLRSLAVTLDSETARLQRALDGEDSDFEDCPMRVLHDLNSEVRILKDDVNILLDKANLESQENIGFIKATKILMRKNSMDIMKIKEFFQKYGYTPRAKKNSVDEQEVTDSKPESSECERPEKPDLKDDLLDSAAASTSVSEKSPRSPQLSDFGLERYIVSQVLPNPPQAVNNQKEEPKILTPFSKHSLLKTPKCALKMDDFECVTPKLEHFGISEYTMCLNDDYTIGLKNVKTNSETIETEPVPNDNVFATPGLITQPLGKNNAEHTHSPLAPTFCTPGLKVPSTKTSTAMVSTNSSSNDLETKESTSLVSNSDECFENFADPSSPTISSYENLLKTPTPPEVTTIPEDIRQILSKYNSNLASPVAVRAVSPINVFLPRHGGQNMRDASNKENW; this is translated from the exons ATGGATCCGATCCGAGGGTTTTGCGGGAAGCTGCGGTCTCTGGCCGTCACCTTGGACAGCGAGACGGCCCGGCTGCAGCGAGCGCTGGACGGAGAGGACAGCG ACTTTGAAGACTGTCCAATGAGAGTTCTACATGACCTTAACTCAGAAGTACGAATTCTAAAG GATGATGTCAATATTCTTCTTGATAAAGCAAACTTggaaagtcaagaaaacattggtttcataaaagcaacaaaaatattgATGAGAAAGAATTCAATGGatatcatgaaaataaaagagttcTTCCAGAAGTATGGATATACTCCACGTGCCAAGAAAAATTCAG TGGATGAGCAAGAAGTCACTGACTCTAAACCAGAGTCCAGTGAATGTGAACGTCCTGAGAAGCCTGACTTGAAAGATGATTTGTTGGATTCTGCTGCTGCAAGCACTTCTGTTTCTGAGAAGTCACCGCGTAGTCCACAGCTTTCTGATTTTGGACTTGAGCGGTACATCGTATCCCAAGTTCTACCAAACCCTCCCCAAGCAGTAAACAACCAGAAGGAAGAGCCAAAAATTTTAACTCCATTTTCCAAACACTCACTACTAAAAACTCCAAAATGTGCACTAAAGATGGATGATTTTGAGTGTGTAACTCCTAAATTAGAACACTTTGGTATCTCTGAATATACTATGTGTTTAAATGACGATTACACAATTGgacttaaaaatgtgaaaactaaCAG TGAGACCATAGAAACAGAACCAGTGCCCAATGATAATGTCTTTGCCACTCCTGGCCTCATAACCCAGCCATTGGGAAAAAACA ATGCTGAGCATACACATTCTCCCTTGGCACCTACATTCTGCACTCCTGGTTTGAAAGTCCCTTCTACAAAGACCAGCACAGCTATG GTATCCACAAACAGTTCATCAAATGacttagaaacaaaagaaagtaCATCATTAGTTTCAAATTCAGACGAGTGCTTTGAGAATTTTGCAGATCCTTCTTCTCCTACAATTTCTTCTTACGAGAATCTGCTCAAAACACCTACACCTCCAGAAGTTACTACAATTCCAGAAGATATTCGCCAG ATTTTATCAAAATACAACTCAAACCTAGCATCTCCAGTAGCAGTTAGAGCGGTGTCACCCATCAACGTGTTCCTTCCTCGGCATGGAGGACAGAATATGCGAGATGCCAGCAACAAAGAAAACTGGTGA